In Planctomycetota bacterium, the genomic stretch TCTTCTTCAGCGGCCCGGGCGTCCCCCAGGGCAAGACGGTGGACGCCTTCGCCTACCTGTTCGACCTCTTCCCGACGGTGTGCGATCTGGTGGGGGCGACCGTGCCCGAGGGCTTGGACGGTAAGAGCCTGGCGCCCGTCATCCAGGGCAAGGCCGAGAGCGTGCGCGACACAATCTTCCTGGCCTACCTCGGCATCCAGCGCGCCGTGCGCAGGGGCAACTGGAAACTGATCCGTTACCCCCAGGTCAACAGGACCCAGCTCTTCGACCTCGAGGCCGACCCGCATGAGACGCGAGACATGTCGGCCGACCCCGCCCAGGCGACGCGGGTGAAGGAGCTGCTCGCCCTGATGGCCGAGCAGCAGAAGCTCTTTGGCGACACACAACCGCTCGACGTGCCGAACCCGGCTCCAGCCGAGATCACGCTCGACTTTTTTGAGCGCGCCAAGGCCGCCCCAAAGGCCAAGGCGAGGCCAGAGGCGAAGTAGACTAGAATGCGGCGGGACGGGGATGCTCACTCCGCGCTGAACTGAACGCCCTTCGTGTGCGCGTTGAGGGTGAACCGCCCCTCCGCTGCACTGGTGATGGCCTTGCCCCCGATGCGAAGGCGGGTGAAGGTCACGTCCTCGACGAGGTGCTCGGCGTCGAAGCCCTTGATCTCGGATGCGGGCGCGCCCTTGCCGGTGAACTGGACGTCCGTGAAACGGATGCTGCGAATGTGGCCGCGCTTGGTGTCCGTGGCCCACATGTCGTGGCCGATGGCGATGCGGAGCAACTTGTCGCGCGTGGCCTCGACGCGAATGTCCTCGAAGGCGATGTTGCTGACGGTCGCCGAATCCACCATGTAGACGCCCAGCGGCGCGAAGAGCGCGGTCAGCACGTCGCAGTTGCGGAAGGTGACGTCGTGAATGGGCGCCCGCGTCTCATAGGTGACGCCGAGGGCGTAGCCCCAGTCGTTCCAGATGATGCAGCCCTCGGCCAGGATATCGGCGCACTCGCCCTCGGGCCGCGTGGCCTTGACGGCGATGGAGTCGTCGTGGTTGCGGATGAAGCAGTCGCGTATCTCCACCTTGCGGCTGTTCACGGGGTTGATCCCGTCGCTGTTCAGCCGCCCGCTGACGAGCTTGAGGTCGCGAGCCACGACCCGCTCGCTGTTGGCAATGCAGACGTTCCAGTTCGGTGAATCGCGCAGGATGATGCCCTCGACCGTCACGTCCTTCGAGTTAGCGACGAGGATGAGGCTTCGGGCGGCATGGGGCATGTCGCCGCCGTCGAGGATGCCGCGGCCGCGGATGCGGACGTTCGACACCCCGTCGAGATGCAGCGTGGCGCCGCTGTAGTGTTTGAGCCCTGTGCGCTTCGAAAGCTGCGGCTGCTCGTCGGGCAGGATCTGCCCCCGCACCACCGCCCCGCCCGCGATGTAGACCTGCTGCCCGGTCTTGAGCCGCGTGGAGCCGACCTTGTGGACGCCTGGGCCGAAGTACAGTACATTGGGGTCGCCTGGCTTCGGCGCATCAGTTTCCATCGCGTTCGCGAAGAGATGGAGGGCCTGCCTGTCCGAACCGTCGAGCAGTATCGTGAGCTTCCGCGGGCGGTCGAGTGCGAAGCGGATCGTCTGCCCGTCAATCGCCGGCTCGATGCCGAACGAGAGCGGGTGAACCGTCGCCGACTTGAAGGGGCGGGCGGGCGTGACGGCGACTTGCACGACGCCCTCGAAGTCGAAGTAGGCCAGCGAAGCGACCTCCGCCTTGCAGCCCACGTCGTGAGTCCAGATCGAGCCTGGCGGCTTGGCGATCTCCTGACGCACCTTGGCCTGATAGACGAAGACCGGCTGGCTGTTGACGAGAACCTGGTAGTCCGCCGACGCCGGCTCACCCTGGGGGGCGGGATAGATTCGCAGCGTCTCGCCCGCGGTTGCCATCACGCTCATGCTCACTCCAATCCACAGGAGAAGCACCCCGGTCATTCCAGTGTCCACAGGATCCCCCTTCAGGGTTCCGCGTGCAAGCAGGCACGCCCTACGCCTGCTCCTTGACGAAGAAGTCGGCCACCTCACGGAGGCGCGTGGGAATGTTCAGTTTCGCGGGGCACCGCTCCATGCAGCGCCCGCACTCTTCGCAGTCGGCGGCGGTGCGCTCCTGGGCGGCATAGAGGTCACGGCCCATGCGCTTCAGGTTGTCGGGGTACTCCCTGGCCTCGTCGGCCGCCTGGAAGATAGCAGGAATGTTGATCCCGTTCGGGCAAGGCTGACAGTAGCCGCAGCGCAGGCAGGTCTGGCCGTAGCGGTAGGACTTCTTGAGGTCGGCGACGGTGCGCACAACCTCGGCCCGCTCGGCATCCGACAGCGGTCCGCGCTCGGCCGCTGCCACGTTATCAGCCACCTGTTGCGCCGAAACCATCCCGGGAATCACGGTGTCCGCGTCGGGATTCGAGAGAACCCAACGCAGCGCCCCGCACACCACGGGGTCGGGCGACAGCGGCAAGCCACCCGGGCCGGGCGGGCTGACGAGTTGCCCGCCGCTCAGGGGCTTCATGATCACAGTGCCCAGACCGTGCTGCCGCGCCAGCGGCAGGAGCGCCGCAGCCCCCTCTTGATCAATCGGCGACACGGCGGCCATCAGAACCTCGAACGCCCGGCTCTCGACGGCCCGGCGCATGGTCGCCAGATCGCGGTGGATGGAGACGCCAATGTGGCCGACCTTCCCCTGCTCCCTTGCCTTGGCCGCGGCCGCGTAGCCGCCGCCCGGCCCCATCACGTGCTCATAGGTCTCGGCGTCGCTCACCGTGTGAAGGAACAGGACGTCCACGTGGTCGGTCCGCAGGTTCCGCAGGCTGGTCTCCAGGTCGGCGGCGAGGGCCGCGGCCGTGCGCCCGAGGCTTTTCGTGGCGAGCACGAACTCGCCGCGTCGTGTGGCGATGGCCCGGCCGATCATCTCCTCGCTCGGGCCATAGGCGCGGGCCGTGTCGAAGAAGGTCACGCCCAGGTCCAGTGCTCGGCGCAGAGCAGCGGCCACCTCGGCCTCCTGGCACTGCGCGAACTTGATGCAGCCGAAGCCGAGGCGCGAGACACGGAGGCCGGTGGACCCAAGTATCCGATACTCCACGACTTGCCCCTTCCGCGGAAAAGCGCTTGACAAGGTGCCCTCTGCGGGATACGATACGGGCATCAGAGCGGGCGTAGCTCAGCCGGTAGAGCGTCAGCTTCCCAAGCTGAATGTCGCGAGTTCGATCCTCGTCGCCCGCTCCAAGCCAAGAGGCCGAGAATCGCTGAGAAAGTCACGGTTCTCGGCCTTCTTGTTTGGCCCGCTTAGCTCGGAGGGGAGGGCTCTCTGCTCTTCCTCCCGCCACTTGTCGCCGGCGCGCGCCAGTGTCGGGGCGAGACGGGCCATGCGGGGCTCCTGCCCTTGCCCAGCGTCCGTGCGACCTCGCGCGCCACATCTAAGGCCGCCAACTCCGTTCGCTGGTTCGGCGCCATCCCCGCTCACTTCGCCTACCCATAGCAGGCGCTCCCCGGTCTGTCAAGCTCGGTTCGCTTCGTTCATGATGGGGGCGGATCGCGCATCGCTTCCAGCAGGCTGGAGAAACAGAGCGCGGAGGGGGGACTGGACCGCTGCGCTCCAGTGGAGCTGCCAGCCCCAGCGGTCACTCGCCAGGGGCGATCTGGGAGACGGCCGCGGCGAAGTCGCGTTCGGCTTGACGCAGGGATTCGAGCAGGTGCGGGGCCTCTGAGATATCCCCGCCTCGCGCGGCGGCCAATAGGCGGGTGCCGATCTGATGAATCTGCGCGGCGGAGACATTGGCGGAGGCGCCCATGAGTGAGTGCGCGATGGAGGCAATCGCCTCTCGATCGCTCCGCTGGATGGCGACATCAAGCGTTGCGAGCCTGTTGCGGAGGTCATTGGAGAACATGCCGAGCAGCCGCGCCGCCAGGTCCCGCTTGCCCATGCAGCGCCGCAGGAGTTCGGGGTAGTCGAACACAGGGGGCTGCGGAGGGTGAGAGTTGCTTAGGTTTTGGGCAGGGCTTGCCGGGCCCTGCCGCCTACTGGATGGCGAGAGCCACTTAGCCACCACGCTGGCAAGGGCTTCAGGGTCGAGCGGCTTGACGAGGTAGTCGTCCATGCCAGCCTGGAGACAACGCTCGCGGTCGCCGGCCGTGGCGTGCGCGGTGAGCGCCACGATGGGTAAGCGGCGCGCCCGGGGCCCTCGCCCATGCTCCCATCGGCGTATCTCGCGGCAGGCCGTGTAGCCGTCCATCTCGGGCATCTGGCAGTCCATGAGCACAAGGTCTGGTTCCGCCTGGCGGATTCGTTCGAGTGCCTCTCGGCCGGTCGCGGCGCGTTCGCATCGGTGGCCCAGGGAGCTGACCATTTCGGCCACGAGTTCCTGGTTGATCGGGTTGTCTTCGGCAAGGAGGATCGTGGCGGGAGAGACGGCCTCGGCATGGTTTCCTTGTGCGGGCTCGGGTGCGACGTAGGGCGCGCTGGACTGAGGCGCGGCTTCGCCCGCCGTGGCAACCAGGATCGCGTCGTAGAGGTCGGAGGGCCGCACGGGCTTGGGCACGCAGGCCGCGAAGCGGGCCGTGTCGGCCCCGCCTTGCGTCTGGTTGAGGCTGCTCAGTAGCACGAGGGCCGTGCCTTTGAGTTCGGGGTCGCCTTTGATCATGCGCGCGAGTTCGGTGCCGTCGAGCCCGGGCATGTGCCAGTCGAGCAGGGCCACGTCGAAGGGCCGTCCCGCTCGGGCGGCGTACTGGAGCTGGAGCAGCACCAGAACGCCGTCGGCTGCCTCCACCGCTTCGGCGCGCCAGGAGGCGATGTACTCGTGCAGGATTCGCCGTGTGGCGGCGCAGTCATCGGCGATGAGTACACGCAGGCCTGGCAGTTCGCGCGGCCGCACCGCCTTCGCCGCCTGGGCGGGCTCAGGCACCTTCAGGCGGACGGTGAACCAGAAGGTGGAGCCTTTGCCAGGCTCGCTGTGGACGCCTATGGCGCCTCCCATCATTTCGCAGAGCTGGCGCGAGATGGCCAG encodes the following:
- a CDS encoding aldo/keto reductase — encoded protein: MEYRILGSTGLRVSRLGFGCIKFAQCQEAEVAAALRRALDLGVTFFDTARAYGPSEEMIGRAIATRRGEFVLATKSLGRTAAALAADLETSLRNLRTDHVDVLFLHTVSDAETYEHVMGPGGGYAAAAKAREQGKVGHIGVSIHRDLATMRRAVESRAFEVLMAAVSPIDQEGAAALLPLARQHGLGTVIMKPLSGGQLVSPPGPGGLPLSPDPVVCGALRWVLSNPDADTVIPGMVSAQQVADNVAAAERGPLSDAERAEVVRTVADLKKSYRYGQTCLRCGYCQPCPNGINIPAIFQAADEAREYPDNLKRMGRDLYAAQERTAADCEECGRCMERCPAKLNIPTRLREVADFFVKEQA
- a CDS encoding glycosyl hydrolase family 28 protein, with product MSVMATAGETLRIYPAPQGEPASADYQVLVNSQPVFVYQAKVRQEIAKPPGSIWTHDVGCKAEVASLAYFDFEGVVQVAVTPARPFKSATVHPLSFGIEPAIDGQTIRFALDRPRKLTILLDGSDRQALHLFANAMETDAPKPGDPNVLYFGPGVHKVGSTRLKTGQQVYIAGGAVVRGQILPDEQPQLSKRTGLKHYSGATLHLDGVSNVRIRGRGILDGGDMPHAARSLILVANSKDVTVEGIILRDSPNWNVCIANSERVVARDLKLVSGRLNSDGINPVNSRKVEIRDCFIRNHDDSIAVKATRPEGECADILAEGCIIWNDWGYALGVTYETRAPIHDVTFRNCDVLTALFAPLGVYMVDSATVSNIAFEDIRVEATRDKLLRIAIGHDMWATDTKRGHIRSIRFTDVQFTGKGAPASEIKGFDAEHLVEDVTFTRLRIGGKAITSAAEGRFTLNAHTKGVQFSAE